A window from Triticum aestivum cultivar Chinese Spring chromosome 6D, IWGSC CS RefSeq v2.1, whole genome shotgun sequence encodes these proteins:
- the LOC123144150 gene encoding COBRA-like protein 7 codes for MLRGVVLAGRRALHPRRLQLASSKATSTTTPRSGSTPGYSLLLLLLLLLCCVQASAYDPLDPSGNITVSWDFLDIKDIYSVSVSLQNYQLYRHLEDPGWRLSWFWAGDEVILDAKGAEATEQGNCTRFVGAHSCKKRPVMMDLGPGTPYNLQVANCCRGGVLSSLVQNSKAATSTFMMTVGNFAPSSDVGPQMPFNFSIGVPGYTCSNATVVPPSRTQIDKQRHIQALSWAFPRKMYFDGGECAMPPPDDYPPLPSASCDQLLSAVLRSLLAGLVLLFLLF; via the exons ATGCTGCGCGGCGTCgtcctcgccggccgccgcgcgcTGCACCCGCGCCGGCTGCAGCTGGCCAGCAGCAaggccacctccaccaccaccccgcGCAGCGGCTCGACGCCCGGCTACAG CTTGCTCTTGCTTCTTCTGCTGTTACTCTGCTGCGTTCAGGCGAGCGCCTACGACCCGCTCGATCCGAGCGGAAACATCACCGTTAGCTGGGACTTCCTCGACATCAAGGACATTTACTCG GTCTCGGTTAGTCTCCAGAACTACCAGCTCTACCGCCACCTCGAGGATCCAGGGTGGCGGCTGAGCTGGTTTTGGGCTGGCGATGAGGTGATCTTGGACGCGAAGGGCGCGGAGGCGACCGAGCAGGGAAACTGCACTCGCTTCGTCGGCGCTCACAGCTGCAAGAAGCGGCCTGTAATGATGGACCTGGGCCCCGGCACGCCGTACAACCTTCAGGTCGCCAACTGCTGCCGGGGCGGTGTCCTGTCTTCACTCGTGCAGAACAGCAAGGCGGCCACATCGACGTTCATGATGACCGTCGGCAACTTTGCTCCTTCCAGCGACGTCGGCCCCCAGATGCCATTCAATTTCAGCATTGGGGTGCCAGGTTACACTTGCAGCAATGCCACAGTGGTGCCCCCATCCAGGACCCAGATTGACAAGCAGCGGCACATCCAGGCCTTGA GTTGGGCGTTCCCGAGGAAGATGTACTTTGACGGCGGTGAGTGCGCGATGCCACCACCTGACGACTACCCACCGCTGCCCAGCGCCAGCTGCGATCAGCTCCTCTCGGCAGTGCTGAGGTCACTGCTTGCGGGCCTCGTCTTGTTGTTTCTCCTGTTCtag